In Rahnella variigena, one DNA window encodes the following:
- the tldD gene encoding metalloprotease TldD, giving the protein MSLALVSEQLLTANNLSHQDLFSVLGQLSERRLDYADLFFQSSFHEAWVIEDSIIKDGSYNIDQGVGVRAVSGEKTGFAYADQITLNALNLSATAARSIVREQGNGKAHTLGEIAYKSLYSPLDPLQSLPREAKIELLHRVDKIARAADKRVQEVSASITGVYETVLVAATDGTLAADIRPLVRLSVSVLVEQDGRRERGSSGGGGRVGYDYFLETVNGEVRAEAFARDAVRMALLNLTAVAAPAGGMPVVLGAGWPGVLLHEAVGHGLEGDFNRRGTSVFSGQMGKLVASELCTVVDDGTMPGLRGSLAIDDEGVPGQYNVLIENGVLKGYMQDKLNARLMGVAPTGNGRRESYAHLPMPRMTNTYMLAGKSTPEDIISSVEFGLYAPNFGGGQVDITSGKFVFSTSEAYLIEKGRITKPVKGATLIGSGIEAMQQISMVGNDLALDKGVGVCGKEGQSLPVGVGQPTLKLDNLTVGGTA; this is encoded by the coding sequence ATGAGTCTGGCCTTAGTCAGTGAGCAGTTACTAACTGCTAATAATCTGAGTCATCAGGATTTGTTTTCCGTTTTGGGCCAGTTGTCTGAACGTCGCCTTGATTATGCCGATCTCTTTTTCCAGTCCAGTTTCCACGAAGCCTGGGTTATCGAAGATAGCATCATCAAAGATGGTTCTTACAATATCGACCAGGGCGTCGGCGTCCGTGCGGTAAGCGGTGAAAAAACCGGTTTCGCTTATGCCGACCAGATTACGCTGAATGCCCTGAACCTGAGCGCAACAGCGGCCCGCAGCATTGTCCGCGAGCAGGGCAATGGCAAAGCGCACACGCTGGGCGAAATTGCGTACAAATCTCTTTATTCTCCGCTGGATCCGCTCCAAAGCCTGCCGCGTGAAGCAAAAATCGAACTTCTGCATCGTGTAGACAAAATCGCCCGTGCGGCAGATAAACGCGTGCAGGAAGTCAGTGCCAGTATTACCGGCGTATACGAAACCGTGCTGGTTGCGGCGACGGATGGCACGCTGGCGGCAGATATCCGTCCGCTGGTGCGTTTGTCTGTCAGCGTTCTGGTCGAACAGGACGGACGTCGCGAACGCGGCTCAAGCGGCGGTGGCGGTCGAGTCGGTTATGACTACTTCCTCGAAACCGTTAACGGCGAAGTTCGTGCCGAAGCTTTCGCCCGTGACGCTGTGCGCATGGCGCTGCTGAACCTGACCGCGGTAGCCGCTCCGGCTGGCGGAATGCCGGTAGTACTCGGCGCAGGCTGGCCGGGCGTGCTGTTGCATGAAGCGGTCGGTCACGGTCTGGAAGGTGATTTCAACCGTCGCGGCACGTCAGTATTCAGCGGCCAGATGGGTAAACTGGTGGCGTCTGAGCTGTGTACCGTGGTCGATGACGGCACTATGCCGGGTCTGCGCGGTTCACTGGCGATTGACGATGAAGGTGTGCCGGGCCAGTACAACGTGCTGATCGAAAACGGTGTGCTGAAAGGTTACATGCAGGACAAACTGAATGCGCGCCTGATGGGTGTTGCGCCGACCGGCAACGGCCGCCGTGAGTCTTATGCGCATCTGCCGATGCCACGGATGACCAATACCTACATGCTGGCCGGGAAATCGACGCCGGAAGATATCATCAGCAGCGTGGAATTTGGTCTGTATGCGCCAAACTTCGGCGGCGGCCAGGTGGATATCACGTCGGGTAAATTTGTGTTCTCGACTTCAGAAGCCTATCTGATCGAAAAAGGCCGGATCACTAAACCGGTGAAAGGCGCGACGCTGATTGGCTCCGGTATTGAAGCCATGCAGCAGATTTCTATGGTCGGTAACGATCTGGCGCTCGATAAAGGCGTCGGCGTGTGCGGTAAAGAAGGCCAGAGTTTGCCGGTCGGTGTCGGTCAGCCAACCCTGAAACTGGATAATCTGACGGTGGGTGGTACTGCTTAA
- the aaeR gene encoding HTH-type transcriptional activator AaeR, whose translation MDRLKRMSIFAQVVESGSFTAAARRLDMSVSAISQTVSKLENELQIKLLNRSTRSIGLTEAGKLYYQGCRKMLHDVREVHEQLYAFNNTPTGTLRIGSSSTMAQNVLAAMTAEMLSEYPGLTVNLVTGIPAPDLIADGLDVVIRVGALQDSSLFCTRLGSMPMVVCAARSYLAQHGTPEKPADMVNFSWLEYSVRPDSEFELIAPEGISTRITPQGRFVTNDSQTMIRWLKAGVGIAYVPLMWVIEEINAGEVEILFRSYQSDPRPVYALYTEKDKLPLKVQVCIDYLTDYFKRVSKVYQGYRQGKKGTQWS comes from the coding sequence ATGGACCGATTAAAACGCATGTCGATTTTCGCTCAGGTGGTAGAAAGCGGTTCTTTTACTGCCGCTGCGCGACGCCTCGACATGAGCGTATCCGCCATCAGCCAGACTGTCTCAAAGCTGGAAAACGAGTTACAAATCAAATTATTAAACCGCAGCACGCGCAGTATTGGTCTGACGGAAGCGGGCAAGCTTTACTATCAGGGTTGCAGGAAAATGCTGCACGATGTGCGTGAAGTGCATGAACAATTGTATGCCTTCAACAACACGCCAACCGGGACCTTGCGCATCGGCAGTTCATCAACAATGGCACAAAATGTTCTTGCTGCGATGACTGCCGAAATGCTCAGCGAATATCCCGGACTGACGGTCAATCTGGTGACCGGCATTCCCGCTCCCGATTTAATCGCTGATGGTCTGGATGTGGTGATCCGCGTCGGCGCGTTACAGGATTCCAGCCTGTTCTGCACCCGCTTAGGCTCAATGCCGATGGTGGTGTGCGCAGCGCGCAGTTATCTGGCCCAGCACGGCACACCGGAAAAACCGGCTGATATGGTGAATTTCTCATGGCTGGAATACAGCGTGCGCCCCGACAGCGAATTTGAGCTGATCGCCCCTGAAGGCATTTCGACCCGCATTACACCGCAAGGGCGCTTCGTCACCAACGATTCGCAAACCATGATCCGCTGGCTGAAAGCCGGTGTCGGGATCGCGTATGTGCCGCTGATGTGGGTGATCGAGGAAATTAACGCAGGCGAAGTGGAGATTTTGTTCAGAAGCTATCAGTCCGATCCGCGACCGGTCTATGCGCTGTATACCGAAAAGGACAAACTGCCGCTGAAAGTGCAGGTCTGCATTGATTATCTGACGGATTATTTCAAACGGGTCAGCAAGGTGTATCAGGGATACCGGCAGGGGAAAAAGGGGACGCAGTGGAGTTGA
- the aaeX gene encoding p-hydroxybenzoic acid efflux pump operon protein AaeX, which translates to MSLLPVMVIFGLSFPPVFFEILLALVVFFVLRRVLQPTGIYDFVWHPALFNTALYCCLFYLISCMFV; encoded by the coding sequence ATGAGTTTGCTTCCGGTAATGGTGATTTTCGGATTGTCGTTTCCTCCGGTGTTTTTTGAAATACTGCTGGCGCTGGTGGTGTTTTTCGTGCTGCGGCGTGTACTGCAACCCACCGGTATCTATGACTTTGTCTGGCATCCGGCGTTGTTCAACACAGCTTTGTACTGCTGTCTTTTTTACCTGATCTCCTGCATGTTCGTCTGA
- the aaeB gene encoding p-hydroxybenzoic acid efflux pump subunit AaeB, whose protein sequence is MNSVLIPRVRFACKLTFAILGALVLGFYLQLETPRWSAMTAAIVTSGPALVAGGEPFAGAIRHRGFLRVIGTFIGCIAALVIVIATARAPVVMLLLCCIWAGVCTWWSSLVRIENSYALGLAGYTALIIVVTSASAPLQTPQFAVERCSEIVIGICCAIVADLLFSPRSIKKDIDRAVSQLMLDQFALMRICVNNGTKEDIDKSWNNLVKSTTALNGMRGSLMMESSRWQRCNQRLKALHSTSLSMITQACETYLIMQDTPERLSPELKALFAEPAETVADVHRRLKQLRQIITGMHSDNVLVTLSAWTGAGTRALLLMKGVQTNSSISSIESGVLEGEVVVRPVSAERHHALINGLRTFTATAIGCLMWLWTGWTSASGCVIIIAVVTSLAMRTPNPKGMAMDFIVGMLLAIPVGSMMFMLIMPSTQQSLFLLCLMLGIFTFFIGIEVTKRRLGMLGLLAGTINILVLSNPMKFNVTSFLDNALGQAIGTVIAMAVLLIIRDKSRDKTGRTLLNRFMSSAVSALTTKAYRRRENHLPALYHQLNQLLVMFPNDIGKYRLALMLIIAHQRMKLAEVPVNDELSAFHKKIRNTADHVVSASGEGKRTYYYQRLLQELGEYQQKLVDYDAPLKVTEPVRRLTEMLHRYQHSFVA, encoded by the coding sequence ATGAATAGCGTACTTATCCCGCGCGTGCGTTTTGCCTGCAAGCTGACGTTCGCGATCCTCGGCGCGCTGGTTCTCGGGTTCTATCTGCAACTCGAGACACCACGCTGGTCGGCGATGACCGCCGCCATTGTGACCTCCGGCCCGGCGCTGGTGGCGGGTGGCGAACCCTTTGCCGGTGCTATTCGTCACCGTGGTTTTCTGCGTGTTATCGGTACATTTATCGGCTGCATCGCGGCGCTGGTGATTGTTATCGCCACTGCCCGCGCACCGGTCGTGATGCTGCTTCTGTGCTGTATCTGGGCGGGTGTCTGCACCTGGTGGTCTTCACTGGTGCGCATCGAGAATTCCTACGCACTTGGGCTGGCGGGTTATACCGCGCTGATTATTGTGGTGACCTCAGCCAGTGCGCCGTTACAGACACCGCAGTTCGCCGTCGAGCGTTGCAGTGAAATCGTTATCGGGATTTGCTGCGCCATCGTGGCTGATCTGCTGTTTTCTCCCCGTTCCATTAAAAAAGATATCGATCGTGCCGTCAGTCAGCTGATGCTGGATCAGTTTGCGCTGATGCGGATTTGCGTGAATAACGGCACGAAGGAAGACATCGATAAGTCCTGGAACAACCTGGTGAAAAGCACCACGGCGCTGAACGGTATGCGCGGCAGCCTGATGATGGAATCCTCGCGCTGGCAGCGCTGCAACCAGCGTCTGAAAGCGCTGCACAGCACCTCGCTGAGCATGATCACCCAGGCCTGTGAAACCTATCTGATTATGCAAGACACGCCGGAAAGGCTGTCGCCTGAGCTTAAAGCGCTGTTTGCTGAACCGGCAGAAACCGTTGCCGATGTTCACCGCCGCCTGAAACAGCTGCGCCAGATTATTACCGGCATGCACAGCGATAATGTGCTGGTGACGCTCAGTGCCTGGACCGGCGCCGGCACGCGTGCGCTGTTGCTGATGAAAGGCGTCCAGACCAACAGCAGCATCAGCAGTATTGAAAGCGGTGTGCTGGAAGGTGAAGTGGTGGTTCGTCCGGTGTCGGCTGAGCGGCATCATGCGCTGATCAACGGCCTGCGCACATTTACCGCGACGGCGATTGGGTGTCTGATGTGGTTATGGACCGGCTGGACGTCCGCCAGCGGCTGCGTGATTATTATCGCCGTGGTGACCTCGCTGGCGATGCGTACCCCGAACCCGAAAGGCATGGCGATGGACTTTATTGTCGGCATGTTGCTGGCGATCCCGGTCGGCTCGATGATGTTTATGTTGATCATGCCTTCGACGCAGCAAAGTTTGTTCCTGCTGTGTCTGATGCTGGGGATTTTCACCTTCTTTATCGGTATCGAAGTGACCAAGCGCCGTCTCGGCATGCTCGGTTTGCTGGCGGGCACCATCAACATTCTGGTGCTCAGTAACCCGATGAAATTCAACGTGACCTCTTTTCTCGACAACGCGCTGGGGCAGGCGATCGGTACGGTGATTGCGATGGCGGTGTTGCTGATTATTCGCGATAAGTCCCGCGATAAAACCGGCCGCACGTTGCTGAACCGCTTTATGAGCAGTGCGGTATCGGCGCTGACCACCAAAGCGTACCGTCGTCGTGAAAACCACCTGCCGGCGCTTTACCATCAGCTCAATCAGTTGCTGGTGATGTTCCCGAATGACATCGGTAAATACCGTCTGGCGCTGATGCTGATTATCGCTCATCAGCGCATGAAACTTGCCGAAGTGCCGGTAAATGATGAGCTGTCGGCGTTCCACAAAAAAATCCGTAACACCGCCGATCACGTGGTTTCGGCGTCAGGCGAAGGTAAGCGGACTTACTATTATCAGCGTCTGCTACAAGAGCTGGGTGAGTATCAGCAAAAGCTGGTCGATTACGACGCGCCCCTGAAAGTGACCGAGCCGGTGCGACGTCTGACCGAGATGCTCCATCGTTATCAGCATTCGTTTGTGGCGTAA
- a CDS encoding maltose acetyltransferase domain-containing protein produces the protein MSTREKMNIGELYTDMGEGLPEERRAGKERVYDYNLTRPSEEEKRQRMLKDMMGSLGENGWIEPPLRVAYGTHIHIGNNFYANFNLTVVDDATVTIGDNVMIAPNVTLATAGHPIDPEIRATGQQFSLPIVIEDNVWLGMGVMVNPGVTIGRNSVIGAGSVVTKSIPADVVAAGVPCRVIRPITAADRKTFMK, from the coding sequence ATGTCGACGCGCGAAAAAATGAATATCGGTGAACTGTATACAGACATGGGCGAAGGATTGCCGGAGGAACGCCGCGCCGGAAAAGAGCGGGTGTACGACTACAACCTGACCCGTCCTTCAGAAGAAGAAAAACGCCAGCGGATGCTGAAAGACATGATGGGCAGCCTGGGTGAAAACGGCTGGATTGAGCCGCCGCTGCGTGTCGCGTATGGCACGCATATTCATATCGGCAACAACTTTTACGCCAATTTCAATCTCACGGTGGTGGATGACGCAACCGTCACCATCGGCGATAACGTGATGATTGCGCCGAACGTCACCCTGGCGACAGCCGGACATCCGATCGATCCGGAAATCCGCGCCACCGGACAGCAATTCTCCCTGCCGATCGTCATTGAAGACAACGTCTGGCTGGGCATGGGTGTGATGGTGAATCCGGGTGTGACCATCGGGCGTAACAGCGTGATTGGTGCGGGAAGTGTAGTGACAAAATCCATTCCTGCCGATGTGGTGGCGGCTGGCGTACCGTGCCGGGTAATACGCCCGATCACCGCCGCTGACCGCAAAACATTCATGAAATGA
- the aaeA gene encoding p-hydroxybenzoic acid efflux pump subunit AaeA: MKNFSIKIIRYAITLILVVLAIIAIFKAWAFYTESPWTRDAKFTADVVSIAPDVTGLITDVPVVDNQLVKKGQVLFKIDQPRYQQALDEASADVAYYQALAAEKKREAGRRVKLGVQAMSQEEIDQANNVLQTAEHQLAKAQAARDLAVLDLERTVVVAPADGWVTNLTVHPGNYINRGSTAVALVKKNSFYILAYLEETKLPGLNKGDRAEITPLGSNRIMHGTVDSVAAAVTNSSSSAATNGLATIDSNLEWVRLAQRVPVKILLDDEDQQHPYPAGTTATVVITGQHDRKQDEGSPFLRLLHRLREFG, encoded by the coding sequence GTGAAAAATTTCTCTATAAAAATAATACGTTATGCAATAACGTTGATTCTGGTCGTGCTGGCTATCATCGCAATTTTCAAAGCCTGGGCGTTCTATACCGAATCTCCGTGGACCCGTGATGCCAAATTTACCGCTGACGTGGTGTCTATCGCTCCCGATGTTACCGGTCTGATTACCGATGTGCCTGTGGTCGATAACCAGCTGGTGAAGAAGGGCCAGGTGTTGTTTAAAATCGACCAGCCGCGCTACCAGCAGGCGCTGGACGAAGCGAGTGCTGACGTCGCGTATTATCAGGCGCTGGCAGCAGAGAAAAAACGTGAAGCCGGACGTCGTGTAAAACTGGGCGTTCAGGCCATGTCGCAGGAAGAAATCGATCAGGCCAATAACGTCCTGCAAACCGCTGAACATCAGCTGGCAAAAGCGCAGGCGGCACGTGATCTGGCGGTGCTGGATCTGGAACGTACCGTGGTGGTTGCACCTGCCGATGGCTGGGTCACTAACCTGACCGTTCATCCGGGTAACTACATCAATCGTGGTTCGACCGCTGTGGCGCTGGTGAAGAAAAACTCCTTCTACATTCTCGCCTATCTGGAAGAAACCAAATTGCCGGGGCTGAACAAAGGCGACCGTGCGGAAATCACCCCGCTGGGCAGTAACCGCATCATGCACGGTACCGTGGACAGCGTGGCCGCGGCGGTCACCAACAGCTCTTCTTCTGCTGCAACGAATGGTCTGGCGACCATCGACAGCAACCTCGAGTGGGTGCGTCTGGCGCAGCGCGTGCCGGTGAAAATCCTGCTCGATGATGAAGACCAGCAACATCCTTATCCGGCAGGCACGACCGCGACCGTGGTTATTACCGGTCAGCATGACCGCAAACAAGATGAAGGTTCTCCTTTCCTTCGTCTCCTGCATCGCCTGAGAGAGTTTGGCTAA